TAGATTTTATCCCTTGAGAGACTCTCTGATCTATCATTAAGGCTATAGAGTAGCCTTTTTTATATAATCTTAATAATTCTCTAACACCACGAGTTCCTTTTTTAATTTGATTTTTGCAAATATATTTTTTCCTAATTCTTTCCATAAGTACATTTAAGAAAATATTATTTAATGGTCGATATATTGCTGAGAGATTTACACCAGATTTTTCTATCTCCATTGCCATTAATTCAAAATTACTAAAATGACCAGAGATAAAAATTACTGGATTTTTTTCAAATTTTATTTTTTGAAGAATTTCTTTACCTTCTAAATTTATATTTGATTTAAATTGACCATTTCTAAAACCTTTAAGGAACATATACTCAGACAATGTTCTTCCATAATTATTCCACATATCTTTTGTAATGATATTAATTTTTGAGGTATTAATTTTTGGAATAGCTCTTTGAATATTAGTTTTAATGATATTTTTTGATCTAAAAATGGGACCAAAAATTTCAAATAATTTTCCACTGATATAAGATGAAATTTTTAATCCTAAAAATTTATAAATAATAAAAAGAAAGGATATGATTAAAAACTCAAAAAAATATTTAATTTTTTTCATTTAATTTAATTAGTTTGTTTGTGAGACTTTTCTCATCTGATAAATCAAGACTTGATTTGACATAAAAAATTTCATTTCTATTAAAGTTTTCAAGTCTTAAGTAATCTTTTTCTGTAGTTAAAATATGGGCATTGTATTTTTTTGCATTAATCATTATTTCATCAAAATCTTTTTTTGAATATTGATAATGATCTGGATATTCTAAATCACTTACAATTTTTAATTTATTATTTTTCAACATTTCTACAAAAGTTTTATGATTGCCAATACCAGAAAAAACTAAATAACTTTGATTTTCGTCAAATTCATTTATGTTTAGAGGAATATATTTTCCAGAATTAATATCAATATATGGATTAATTTTCTTAATCTGTTCTTTAATGGCAATTAGACTTTCTTCATTTCCATTTAAAAAAACGTTTTCATAAAATTTTAGATTATTAATATTTTCTCTTAAAGGTCCTGATGGTAATGTAAGTCCATTTCCAATCCAATTTAGATTATTAAAACAAACAATTTCTAAGTCATATTTGATAGAACTATCTTGAAGCCCATCATCAAAGATGGCAACTTCAAAATCTTTTGCGATAGCCTCATCTAGTGCAGTAATTCTTTTTAAATTAGTAAATAAGGTCCCATTTTTACTAAGTAGTTTTTGCTCATCAGTTTGGTTTGGATAAAATTTTTTAATAAAACAAGCTTTGATATTATTTTTATCTAAAATTTCTTTTATCTTGATGGTAAGTGATGTTTTTCCAGTTCCTCCAATATAGATGTTTCCAATACAGATTGTTTTAATTTTTGAATTAAAAAATTTAGGTTTTGATTTTATTTTAGCAATTAAACCTAAAATTATTGAAAAAGGTAATAATAGATAGGAAAGAAAGGATGGTTTTTTATAATCCCAGAATTTAGGTTTTTTTAATTTCATTATCAAATAAACTATTTATCTCATCTTTAGTTTCATTAAGTATTTTTTTCCCTATTTTTGCAATTTTTAAATAGTTTTTTTTGTTGTTGGGATTAGCAATTAATTTGTCTATTGAGTGAGTTAAGCTTTTTACTCCATTAACTTTATAAGCAACCTTTAGTTTATTGAGCAATTTATAGGTATCTTTAAAGTTATCTACATTTGGTCCATACAAAACAGTAGAACCTAAGTTGGTAGGTTCAAGAGGGTTTTGACCACCTTTTCCCAATATTGATTTACCCATAAAAACTATATTAGAGGATTGATAAAATTTCTTTGTCTCCCCATATGTGTCCACCAAATAAATATCTGTATTATCTAATTTTTTTGGTCTTGAGCTGTGCAAAACTATATTTAAATCTAAACTTTTAATTTCATCAACTATTTTACTAACACGATGAATATGCCTTGGTATTATTATTGTTAATAAATTTTTATATTTTTTCTTAAGTTTTATATGAGTATCTGCACAAATGATCTCCTCACCTGGGTGTGTACTTGAAGCACACCAAATTTTTTTACGTTTCATATTTTTTAAAAAAATATTATCTAATTTACTAAACTTAGATTGTTGATTATTAAAAAACTTAAGATTCCCTATTTTCTTAATTTTTGAGACATTTAATTTTTTAAGATAATTAATTGTTTCATCATTTTGAGGGTAGGCAATTGAAATATTTTGAAAAATTGAGTCTGAGAATTTTTTTACACGTCTCCATTTATTAAAAGTTTTTTTTGTAATTCTTGCATTAAGAAGTTTTAATGGAATTTTTTTTTTATTAAGAATCTTAAAGATACTAGGCCAAATCTCGGACTCAACAAATATTGCAATAGTTGGCCTCCAGTAATTCAAAAATTTATAAGAAAAAAATATTGAGTCT
The nucleotide sequence above comes from Candidatus Pelagibacter giovannonii. Encoded proteins:
- a CDS encoding lysophospholipid acyltransferase family protein; translation: MKKIKYFFEFLIISFLFIIYKFLGLKISSYISGKLFEIFGPIFRSKNIIKTNIQRAIPKINTSKINIITKDMWNNYGRTLSEYMFLKGFRNGQFKSNINLEGKEILQKIKFEKNPVIFISGHFSNFELMAMEIEKSGVNLSAIYRPLNNIFLNVLMERIRKKYICKNQIKKGTRGVRELLRLYKKGYSIALMIDQRVSQGIKSKFFDEEAFTTTIPAQFIKKFNCKVIPIYIERHNGINFNIKVEKPIEFSKNLSAEKITRELNIWLEKTILKNPGEWIWSHDRWK
- the lpxK gene encoding tetraacyldisaccharide 4'-kinase — encoded protein: MKLKKPKFWDYKKPSFLSYLLLPFSIILGLIAKIKSKPKFFNSKIKTICIGNIYIGGTGKTSLTIKIKEILDKNNIKACFIKKFYPNQTDEQKLLSKNGTLFTNLKRITALDEAIAKDFEVAIFDDGLQDSSIKYDLEIVCFNNLNWIGNGLTLPSGPLRENINNLKFYENVFLNGNEESLIAIKEQIKKINPYIDINSGKYIPLNINEFDENQSYLVFSGIGNHKTFVEMLKNNKLKIVSDLEYPDHYQYSKKDFDEIMINAKKYNAHILTTEKDYLRLENFNRNEIFYVKSSLDLSDEKSLTNKLIKLNEKN
- a CDS encoding 3-deoxy-D-manno-octulosonic acid transferase, encoding MFFLYQTIITITLAFSPLIIFFRILKKKEDKKRYKEKFCFPSKKRICGNLIWFHGSSVGELLSILPLVQELEKNKSINQILITTSTLSSAQIFKKFNFKKTVHQFFPIDSIFFSYKFLNYWRPTIAIFVESEIWPSIFKILNKKKIPLKLLNARITKKTFNKWRRVKKFSDSIFQNISIAYPQNDETINYLKKLNVSKIKKIGNLKFFNNQQSKFSKLDNIFLKNMKRKKIWCASSTHPGEEIICADTHIKLKKKYKNLLTIIIPRHIHRVSKIVDEIKSLDLNIVLHSSRPKKLDNTDIYLVDTYGETKKFYQSSNIVFMGKSILGKGGQNPLEPTNLGSTVLYGPNVDNFKDTYKLLNKLKVAYKVNGVKSLTHSIDKLIANPNNKKNYLKIAKIGKKILNETKDEINSLFDNEIKKT